From a single Sorghum bicolor cultivar BTx623 chromosome 5, Sorghum_bicolor_NCBIv3, whole genome shotgun sequence genomic region:
- the LOC8068726 gene encoding PTI1-like tyrosine-protein kinase 3, translated as MWRRCCCNCQVDESDQRENDLVKATTNNTDGATKGFKDSATQKVESHNATPPIDIPVLSLDELIEKTDDFGSTALIGEGSYGRVYYAVLDNGTKMAVKKLYSTENEPTTEFLTQVSLVSRLKHENFVDMLGYCMERNLRIVAYEFATMGSLHDVLHGRKGVQGAQPGPALDWIQRVQIAVGAAKGLEYLYEKVKPSIVHRDIRSSNILLFEDFKAKIADFNLSNQAPDMAARLHSLISKLGGVYFYVV; from the exons ATGTGGCGCCGTTGTTGCTGCAATTGCCAAGTGGATGAATCCGATCAGCGTGAAAATGATCTTGTCAAGGCCACAACTAACAACACTGATG gggcGACAAAGGGGTTTAAAGATTCTGCTACTCAAAAAGTCGAGTCGCACAATGCTACTCCCCCTATCGATATCCCTGTTCTGTCCTTGGATGAACTGATAGAAAAAACTGATGACTTCGGTTCAACAGCTTTGATAGGTGAAGGTTCTTATGGGAGAGTGTACTATGCGGTTCTTGATAATGGAACAAAAATGGCAGTAAAAAAACTTTATTCTACTGAAAATGAACCCACTACCGAATTCTTGACCCAGG TTTCATTGGTTTCAAGGTTGAAACATGAAAACTTTGTAGATATGTTGGGGTACTGTATGGAGCGTAATCTTCGCATAGTAGCCTATGAATTTGCCACCATGGGTTCTCTGCATGATGTTCTACATG GAAGAAAAGGAGTTCAAGGTGCTCAACCGGGCCCAGCACTTGATTGGATTCAGCGAGTGCAAATTGCTGTTGGTGCTGCAAAAGGACTTGAATATCTTTATGAGAAAGTTAAGCCTTCCATTGTCCATAGGGATATTAGATCAAGTAATATCCTCTTGTTTGAAGACTTTAAGGCAAAGATAGCAGACTTTAATCTCTCAAATCAAGCACCAGATATGGCTGCCCGGTTGCATTCACTA ATCAGCAAGCTGGGTGGTGTTTATTTCTATGTTGTCTga